Proteins from a single region of Natrinema salifodinae:
- a CDS encoding methyl-accepting chemotaxis protein encodes MGIRRLVPAVIRGRYAVKFGIALLILGLTVGTIGLVATATVTDEVEQLVQDDHNTAVQQEAQSLQMWHEQNQRTANLIATSDVVESDDTDAIEDSLGDWRLEHRTEVFEISYVDTSDDAVLASTAARFRDESTDVFVGVPDDAYESLDSSPTWVSKPYIAEDHNGEETPVVTYVVAPPAHDDRAIVYTVDLVSYMQRVHVNDHVTMMALDGDDDVMADSEHLGDAYGTFGLEYGNASLPATARESGAHTGITEESPSGALAADVYGFDTEEYVVSAAPVEGTDWVVVYHEPTEQAYGFVSAVSDWGLAATGFSVVIIGLIGAVLGRNTARSIDRLTEKVEQIEEGNLNVDLETERIDNIGRLYDGFDSMRDALREHIKETEAAREEAERERERIQAINDQLETTADDYSDVMEAAAEGNLTARMEADTENEAMADIAEDFNEMLEEIERTVAELNRFATDVATASEQVTASSEEVRSASQQVTESIQEISDGADRQNESLQSVNQEMSALSTTTEEIAASSNEVADIAERTVDTGQQGQEAAQAAITAMDEIEDEAGDAVDEIRRLEEEVQQIDELINTISEIARQTNMLALNANIEASRSADGNSDDEGFSVVAKEVKALSEDVAEAADEAEDRLEAIRNRTEASAAEVADTSSDIETASDQVQNAVEALEEIATLAQETNVGVQEISAATEEQAASTQEVVAMVDDAATISEETTSEAENVAAAAEEQTTALTEVTKSASNLSEQAAQLSEALDRFDTGLERADLDLESTFDVDADLVATESAYEVDDAESDDQAADRSITFDEADDGGAEAGDEGETNESVVDAVDADSTAAAEATAEVESAEPAAPVESDESEPGETDTPAAADRHDDADELDAGEILGIDGQATDEGETGSPDAAESADPLAEALDDATAQPLDRTEGSDGDADQATADAGDTADGDESSDETEAEPEPADGADESDGDESDGDESDDVFTFGQTADDE; translated from the coding sequence ATGGGCATTCGACGACTGGTGCCGGCGGTCATCAGAGGCAGGTACGCGGTCAAGTTCGGGATCGCGTTGCTGATCCTCGGACTGACCGTTGGCACGATCGGCCTCGTGGCGACCGCAACGGTCACCGACGAAGTCGAGCAACTGGTTCAGGACGACCACAACACGGCCGTCCAACAGGAAGCACAGAGCCTGCAGATGTGGCACGAACAAAACCAGCGGACGGCGAACCTGATCGCGACCTCCGACGTCGTCGAGAGCGACGACACGGACGCGATCGAGGATAGCCTCGGCGACTGGCGGTTGGAACACCGCACGGAGGTGTTCGAAATCTCGTACGTCGACACGAGCGATGACGCGGTTCTCGCCAGCACCGCCGCCAGGTTCCGCGACGAGTCGACCGATGTCTTCGTCGGCGTTCCCGACGACGCCTACGAGTCGCTCGATTCTAGCCCGACGTGGGTCTCCAAGCCGTACATCGCCGAGGATCACAACGGCGAGGAGACGCCCGTCGTGACCTACGTCGTCGCGCCGCCGGCCCACGACGATCGGGCGATCGTCTACACCGTCGATCTGGTCTCGTACATGCAGCGGGTCCACGTCAACGACCACGTGACCATGATGGCCCTCGACGGGGACGACGACGTGATGGCCGACAGCGAGCACCTCGGCGACGCGTACGGCACGTTCGGCCTCGAGTACGGGAACGCGTCGCTTCCGGCGACCGCGCGCGAGTCGGGCGCTCATACGGGGATCACGGAGGAGTCGCCGTCCGGTGCGCTCGCCGCCGACGTATACGGGTTCGACACCGAAGAGTACGTAGTCAGCGCCGCCCCCGTCGAGGGGACCGACTGGGTCGTCGTCTACCACGAACCGACCGAGCAGGCCTACGGGTTTGTCTCCGCCGTCAGCGACTGGGGGCTCGCGGCCACGGGCTTCAGCGTCGTCATCATCGGACTGATCGGCGCCGTACTGGGTCGCAACACCGCCCGGTCGATCGACCGACTGACAGAGAAGGTCGAGCAGATAGAGGAGGGTAACCTCAACGTCGACCTCGAGACCGAGCGGATCGACAACATCGGCCGGCTCTACGACGGCTTCGACTCGATGCGCGACGCTCTCCGCGAACATATCAAGGAGACCGAAGCCGCACGCGAAGAGGCCGAGCGCGAACGCGAGCGTATTCAGGCGATCAACGACCAGCTCGAGACGACGGCCGACGACTACAGCGACGTGATGGAGGCCGCCGCCGAGGGCAACCTGACCGCCCGCATGGAGGCCGACACCGAGAACGAGGCGATGGCCGACATCGCCGAGGACTTCAACGAGATGCTCGAGGAGATCGAGCGGACCGTCGCCGAACTCAACCGGTTCGCGACCGACGTCGCGACCGCCTCCGAGCAGGTCACCGCCTCCAGCGAGGAAGTCCGATCGGCCTCCCAGCAGGTCACGGAATCCATCCAGGAAATTTCCGACGGCGCCGATCGCCAGAACGAGTCGCTCCAGTCGGTCAATCAGGAGATGAGCGCGCTGTCGACGACGACCGAGGAGATCGCCGCTTCCTCGAACGAGGTCGCCGACATTGCCGAACGGACCGTCGACACCGGCCAGCAGGGCCAGGAAGCCGCCCAGGCGGCGATCACCGCCATGGACGAGATCGAAGACGAGGCCGGCGACGCGGTCGACGAAATACGCCGACTCGAGGAGGAGGTCCAGCAGATCGACGAACTGATCAACACGATCTCGGAGATCGCCCGCCAGACCAACATGCTGGCGCTGAACGCCAACATCGAGGCCTCCCGCTCCGCGGACGGGAACAGCGACGACGAAGGGTTCTCCGTCGTCGCGAAGGAGGTCAAGGCCCTCTCCGAGGACGTCGCCGAGGCCGCCGACGAGGCCGAAGACCGGCTCGAGGCGATCCGAAACCGGACCGAAGCGTCCGCCGCCGAGGTCGCGGACACGAGCAGCGACATCGAAACCGCCAGCGACCAAGTCCAGAACGCCGTCGAAGCCCTCGAAGAGATCGCCACCCTCGCCCAGGAGACCAACGTCGGCGTCCAGGAGATCTCCGCGGCGACCGAAGAGCAGGCGGCCTCCACCCAGGAGGTCGTCGCGATGGTCGACGACGCGGCGACGATCTCCGAGGAGACGACCTCCGAGGCCGAGAACGTCGCCGCCGCGGCCGAAGAGCAGACGACCGCGCTGACCGAGGTCACGAAGTCCGCCTCGAACCTCTCCGAGCAGGCCGCACAGCTGTCCGAGGCGCTCGACCGGTTCGACACTGGTCTCGAGCGCGCGGACCTCGACCTCGAATCGACCTTCGACGTCGACGCGGACCTCGTCGCGACCGAGTCGGCGTACGAGGTCGACGACGCCGAATCCGACGACCAGGCGGCCGACCGGAGCATCACGTTCGACGAAGCCGACGACGGCGGCGCGGAAGCCGGCGACGAAGGCGAGACGAACGAATCGGTCGTCGACGCGGTCGACGCCGACTCTACCGCTGCCGCCGAAGCGACGGCCGAAGTCGAATCGGCGGAGCCGGCAGCGCCCGTCGAATCCGACGAGTCCGAACCGGGCGAGACTGATACACCGGCCGCTGCCGATCGGCACGACGACGCCGACGAACTCGATGCAGGAGAGATTCTCGGCATCGACGGCCAGGCGACCGACGAGGGCGAGACGGGCAGTCCCGATGCGGCCGAGTCCGCGGATCCGCTGGCCGAGGCGTTGGACGACGCGACCGCGCAGCCGCTCGATCGGACCGAAGGCAGTGACGGCGACGCCGACCAGGCGACGGCCGACGCCGGCGATACTGCAGACGGGGACGAATCGTCAGACGAGACCGAAGCCGAGCCTGAGCCTGCGGACGGAGCCGACGAGAGCGACGGCGACGAGAGCGACGGCGACGAGAGCGACGACGTGTTCACGTTCGGCCAGACCGCCGACGACGAGTGA
- a CDS encoding homoserine kinase, whose amino-acid sequence MLTVRAPATSANLGSGFDVFGVALGTPADVVRVERAPETTIMVTGAGSEYIPEDPEKNTVGAVAEALDAPARIRIDKGVRPSSGLGSSAASAAAAAVALNALYDRGRSRKELVPVAAEGEALVSGEAHADNVAPALLGGFTVVTDDGVTQVDASVPVVACLPDLSVSTRDARGVVPDSAPMDEIVTTVGNAATLTVGMTRDDPDLVGQGMDDGIVTPERTELIEGYDRVRQAALDAGATGVTVSGAGPGVLAVCHRRDQRPIAGAMVDAFDAVGIESRAYQTTVGEGARLYRE is encoded by the coding sequence ATGCTCACCGTGCGGGCACCTGCGACGAGCGCGAACCTCGGGAGTGGCTTCGACGTCTTCGGCGTCGCTCTCGGGACGCCCGCCGACGTGGTCCGTGTCGAACGGGCGCCGGAGACGACGATCATGGTCACCGGCGCCGGCAGCGAGTACATTCCGGAGGACCCCGAGAAGAACACCGTCGGTGCGGTCGCGGAGGCGCTCGACGCCCCGGCCCGCATTCGGATCGACAAGGGCGTCCGGCCCTCCTCCGGACTGGGCTCGTCGGCCGCGAGCGCGGCCGCTGCGGCGGTCGCCTTGAACGCCCTCTACGATCGCGGCCGCTCGCGAAAAGAGCTCGTCCCCGTCGCCGCCGAGGGCGAAGCGCTCGTCTCCGGCGAGGCCCACGCGGACAACGTCGCCCCCGCGCTGCTCGGGGGCTTTACCGTCGTCACCGACGACGGCGTCACGCAGGTCGACGCCTCCGTGCCCGTCGTCGCCTGCCTCCCCGACCTCTCCGTCTCCACGCGGGACGCGCGCGGCGTCGTCCCCGACTCGGCGCCCATGGACGAGATCGTCACCACCGTCGGCAACGCCGCCACGCTCACCGTCGGAATGACTCGCGACGATCCCGACCTCGTCGGCCAGGGAATGGACGACGGCATCGTCACGCCCGAACGGACCGAACTCATCGAGGGCTACGACCGGGTCCGCCAGGCGGCCCTCGACGCGGGCGCGACCGGCGTGACGGTCAGCGGTGCCGGCCCAGGGGTGCTCGCGGTCTGTCACCGACGCGACCAGCGGCCGATCGCGGGTGCGATGGTCGACGCCTTCGACGCGGTCGGAATCGAGAGCCGCGCTTACCAGACGACCGTCGGCGAGGGCGCGCGGCTCTATCGCGAGTAG
- a CDS encoding DUF7289 family protein — translation MRGESNESRAEEAKRDASTTVGHDRADGSTTGRNRRRGQANVLGVVLLVGMVVTGSVALLLVGAAGLDAYEASAEVDQAERSLLEFTHATHTATADGGERVPVSTGAFERGTVETSADAGRLRIVHETDSGTEELYDESLGTVRYTADGDTELAYQGGGLWRTDGAGTAAVSPPPIEYRDGTLTVPVVRVTEGQHHGTGASLDGAVRQAGPPTHIDLQRDGRSGAPATGTVRLEIESEYCDGWEREVEASVPGRVTERCTDGHPGRVQFEFGVPPRIGVVESAIIAHEIEFGSEANRTLIEGDVRTGAVDEDRVNGTVFDAGYDAPSVDAAISGMVDRCTDDDFGDLPEKVDEPGRYCVDSIDGGHTVDTSAGDIEVVVRDSIGDPTYKDELRVEGSNTLTLYVDGDLKAGGNAVIGNESDPGRTRLLLSANSTVATGTGTPALAGLLYAPDSTVTLQGDPTVDGSVVGERIVVPNNNPGVIEYDDRIAAVDFVPGSDRHLRDLDATAYDLAIEE, via the coding sequence ATGCGGGGGGAGTCGAACGAATCGCGAGCCGAGGAAGCGAAGCGGGACGCGTCGACAACCGTCGGCCACGACCGAGCCGACGGATCGACGACGGGGAGGAATCGACGGCGGGGCCAGGCGAACGTTCTCGGAGTCGTCCTCCTCGTCGGGATGGTCGTCACCGGGAGCGTCGCGCTCCTGCTCGTCGGCGCCGCCGGACTCGACGCGTACGAAGCGAGCGCCGAGGTCGATCAGGCCGAACGGTCGCTGCTCGAGTTCACGCACGCGACCCACACCGCGACCGCGGACGGCGGTGAGCGGGTCCCCGTCTCGACCGGGGCCTTCGAGCGGGGAACCGTCGAGACGAGCGCGGACGCCGGTCGACTGCGGATCGTCCACGAGACCGATTCGGGGACCGAAGAGTTGTACGACGAATCGCTCGGCACGGTCCGATACACCGCTGACGGCGATACGGAACTGGCGTACCAGGGCGGCGGACTCTGGCGGACCGACGGAGCCGGGACCGCGGCCGTCTCTCCGCCGCCCATCGAGTATCGGGACGGGACGCTGACGGTCCCCGTCGTCCGAGTAACCGAGGGACAGCATCACGGAACTGGCGCCTCCCTCGACGGCGCGGTTCGCCAGGCCGGCCCGCCGACGCACATCGATCTCCAGCGGGACGGACGATCCGGGGCGCCCGCGACCGGCACCGTTCGGCTCGAAATCGAGAGCGAGTACTGTGACGGCTGGGAGCGGGAGGTCGAGGCGTCGGTTCCGGGGCGCGTCACTGAGCGGTGTACGGACGGCCACCCGGGGCGCGTGCAGTTCGAGTTCGGCGTGCCGCCGCGGATTGGCGTCGTCGAGAGCGCCATCATCGCCCACGAGATCGAGTTCGGCAGCGAGGCGAACCGGACGCTGATCGAGGGCGACGTGCGAACCGGCGCCGTGGACGAGGATCGAGTCAACGGGACCGTGTTCGACGCGGGATACGACGCGCCGTCGGTCGACGCGGCCATCTCCGGAATGGTCGACCGGTGCACGGACGACGACTTCGGCGACCTGCCCGAGAAGGTCGACGAACCGGGGCGCTATTGCGTCGATTCGATCGACGGGGGGCACACCGTCGACACCAGCGCGGGCGATATCGAGGTCGTCGTCCGCGATTCGATCGGCGATCCGACCTACAAGGACGAGCTGCGCGTCGAGGGCTCGAACACCCTGACACTCTACGTCGACGGCGATCTTAAGGCGGGCGGGAATGCGGTGATCGGAAACGAATCCGATCCCGGCCGGACACGGCTACTCCTCTCGGCGAACTCGACCGTCGCGACCGGAACCGGTACCCCGGCGCTCGCGGGGCTGCTCTACGCTCCGGACTCGACGGTGACCCTTCAGGGGGACCCGACGGTCGACGGGAGCGTCGTCGGCGAGCGGATCGTCGTTCCGAACAACAACCCCGGCGTGATCGAGTACGACGACCGGATCGCCGCCGTCGACTTTGTTCCCGGATCCGACCGCCACCTCCGCGACCTCGATGCGACCGCGTACGACCTCGCGATCGAAGAATGA
- the pdxS gene encoding pyridoxal 5'-phosphate synthase lyase subunit PdxS yields MTEETDLEELRRGTDLVKRGFARMQKGGVIMDVVDPEQARIAEEAGAVAVMALEAVPADIRKRGGVARMADPADVEEIVDAVSIPVMGKARIGHTKEAQILEAVGVDMIDESEVLTPADDAYHIDKRDFTAPFVCGARNLGEALRRIDEGAAMIRTKGEAGTGDVNQAVHHQRTIKGAIRKLEGMSHEEREAFAREIEAPAELVHETAELGRLPVVNFAAGGIATPADAALMMHHECDGIFVGSGIFGAENPPAMAEAIVEATNNWDEPEDLAEISKNLGKGMKGDANVDLPEEEQMQGRGV; encoded by the coding sequence ATGACCGAGGAAACCGATCTCGAGGAACTGCGACGCGGGACCGATCTCGTTAAGCGCGGGTTCGCACGGATGCAGAAGGGCGGTGTCATCATGGACGTCGTCGACCCCGAGCAGGCCCGCATCGCCGAGGAGGCCGGCGCGGTCGCCGTCATGGCCCTGGAAGCCGTTCCCGCCGACATCCGCAAGCGCGGCGGCGTCGCTCGGATGGCCGACCCCGCCGACGTCGAAGAGATCGTCGACGCCGTCTCGATCCCCGTCATGGGGAAGGCCCGGATCGGCCATACGAAGGAGGCCCAGATCCTCGAAGCCGTCGGCGTCGACATGATCGACGAGTCCGAGGTCCTCACGCCCGCCGACGACGCCTACCACATTGACAAGCGCGACTTCACGGCGCCGTTCGTCTGCGGCGCGCGCAACCTCGGCGAGGCGCTGCGCCGGATCGACGAGGGCGCGGCGATGATCCGAACCAAGGGCGAAGCGGGAACAGGCGACGTCAACCAGGCGGTCCACCACCAGCGCACGATCAAGGGTGCGATCCGGAAGCTCGAGGGCATGAGCCACGAGGAGCGTGAGGCCTTCGCCCGCGAGATCGAGGCCCCTGCGGAACTCGTCCACGAGACCGCCGAACTGGGCCGGCTTCCGGTCGTCAACTTCGCGGCAGGCGGCATCGCGACACCGGCCGACGCTGCACTCATGATGCACCACGAGTGTGACGGCATCTTCGTCGGCAGCGGCATCTTCGGCGCGGAGAACCCGCCCGCGATGGCCGAGGCGATCGTCGAGGCGACGAACAACTGGGACGAACCCGAGGACCTCGCCGAAATCTCGAAGAACCTCGGGAAGGGCATGAAAGGCGACGCGAACGTCGACCTGCCCGAGGAAGAGCAGATGCAGGGGCGGGGCGTCTAA
- a CDS encoding acetoacetate decarboxylase family protein: MTTVDERTRRRLSTGHVVELPLDLSFAMGGVTLPARRDRLAAILPDGLSPLAIAPGVGCVALVGIRYHRVGREVEQAGDGADGAAETGLDPYDEFAVIVPAVRGSRTDLPGAQLAGGEVGGYVHWLPVTTEPSVALGRELWGFPKEVADVTVTDGPGGVRVAVAGDGAREPVRLEIAHPRFGPKPRDWTLWSYTTKDGDLLRAKARIAGDVAIGVGSATGTRLDVPSGLADELGLWRRPLGRLYGSSVRARLFAGEPIGDDE, encoded by the coding sequence ATGACCACGGTCGACGAACGGACGCGGCGACGGCTCTCGACCGGCCACGTCGTCGAACTCCCGCTGGACCTCTCGTTCGCGATGGGTGGCGTCACCCTCCCCGCGCGCCGCGATCGACTCGCGGCGATCCTCCCGGACGGCCTCTCGCCGCTCGCGATCGCGCCTGGCGTCGGCTGCGTCGCGCTCGTCGGGATTCGGTATCACCGAGTGGGCCGCGAGGTAGAGCAAGCGGGAGACGGGGCAGACGGGGCTGCGGAGACGGGACTCGACCCCTACGACGAGTTCGCTGTCATCGTGCCGGCCGTCCGCGGGAGTCGGACGGACCTGCCCGGCGCGCAACTCGCGGGCGGCGAGGTCGGCGGCTACGTCCACTGGCTGCCGGTGACGACCGAGCCGTCCGTCGCGCTCGGTCGGGAGCTCTGGGGCTTTCCGAAGGAGGTGGCGGACGTGACGGTGACCGACGGCCCGGGTGGCGTCCGCGTCGCCGTCGCCGGCGACGGCGCTCGCGAGCCGGTCCGTCTCGAGATCGCTCACCCGCGGTTCGGGCCGAAGCCGCGAGACTGGACGCTGTGGAGTTACACGACGAAGGACGGCGACCTCCTGCGGGCGAAGGCCCGTATCGCGGGCGACGTCGCGATCGGCGTCGGCTCGGCGACCGGAACCCGGCTCGACGTGCCGTCGGGCCTGGCGGACGAGCTCGGCCTGTGGCGACGGCCGCTCGGGCGGCTGTACGGTTCGAGCGTGCGGGCGCGGCTGTTCGCCGGCGAACCGATTGGCGATGACGAGTGA
- a CDS encoding DUF1405 domain-containing protein, giving the protein MTASTQLAESAPADRDRESLPTSLAPVPKTLEDLGLRFAWLVVAINLAGTAFGFWYYSAQFAETPAAMWPWVPDSPLATLFIALAIGCWKLGREQPWLTALAFFGNIVLGLWTPFTLLVFADSYAYLHPLMYHFLFWSHLAMVVQALVLYRISDFPVWAVVVAAAWYWSNLIVDYFVPIAGEPHHTIIPVSRDTPMFLGADALGVIAAGEVTFVFLALLLALAIRVEKCNAASNRSTARLDRS; this is encoded by the coding sequence ATGACCGCGTCGACCCAGCTGGCGGAGTCCGCGCCGGCCGACCGCGACCGCGAGTCGCTGCCGACCTCCCTCGCACCCGTCCCGAAGACGCTCGAAGATCTCGGGCTGCGGTTCGCCTGGCTCGTCGTGGCGATCAACCTCGCGGGGACGGCCTTTGGCTTCTGGTACTACTCAGCGCAGTTCGCCGAGACCCCCGCCGCGATGTGGCCCTGGGTCCCCGACAGCCCGCTCGCGACGCTGTTTATCGCGCTGGCGATCGGCTGCTGGAAACTGGGCCGCGAGCAGCCGTGGCTCACCGCCTTGGCCTTCTTCGGGAATATCGTGCTCGGCCTCTGGACGCCGTTCACGCTGCTCGTCTTCGCCGATTCCTACGCGTACCTCCATCCGCTGATGTACCACTTCCTCTTCTGGAGTCACCTCGCGATGGTCGTTCAGGCGCTGGTCCTCTACCGGATCTCCGACTTCCCGGTGTGGGCCGTCGTCGTCGCCGCCGCCTGGTACTGGAGCAACCTGATCGTCGACTACTTCGTGCCGATCGCCGGCGAGCCCCACCACACCATTATTCCGGTCTCACGGGACACGCCCATGTTCCTCGGGGCCGACGCGCTGGGCGTGATCGCCGCGGGCGAAGTAACGTTCGTCTTCCTGGCGCTGTTGCTCGCGCTCGCGATCCGGGTCGAAAAGTGCAACGCAGCGTCGAATCGGTCAACGGCCCGACTCGATCGGAGCTAG
- a CDS encoding valine--tRNA ligase: MSMDAPEQTDEPSLDGDYDPEAVETRWQRRWVDEDVYAYDGNAKRDPNTVYSIDTPPPTVSGSLHMGHLYGHTLQDFAARFQRMADGDVLFPFGYDDNGIASERLTEKELDIRHQDYERREFQELCREVCQQYEDEFTEKMQGLGCSIDWNNTYKTIEPRVQRISQLSFLDLYEKDREYRKKAPAIWCPECETAISQVEMEDDERGSHFNDIAFEVVGEDAPREEFVISTTRPELIPACVSVFVHPDDDENQDLVGETARVPIFEQEVPIIADERVDMEKGSGVVMCCTFGDQNDIEWYQAHDLPLRVAIDESATMTDLAGDYEGMSTEEAREAIVEDLDDEGYLRDRWEISHAVQVHERCDTPVEFRVSKQWYVEILDHKEEYLEAGREMDWYPEKMFTRYKHWIEGLEWDWLISRQRDSGIPFPVWYCADCDHEIMADRENLPVDPLSDEPPVDSCPECGHDEFVAEEDVFDTWATSSLTPLINAGWDWDAEAEEFAMDNPELYPFDLRPQGHDIISFWLFHTIVKCYEHTGEVPFDATMINGHVLDENREKMSKSRGNVVAPDEVLAEYPVDAVRFWAASAAVGDDFPYQEKDLTAGEKLLRKLWNASKLVDTLAPREPDEPADLDAIDRWLLAELDDAIEDLTAHLEAYEFAKARDRLRTFFWNTFCDDYLEIAKQREDEPSTQYALRTAHRTFLELWAPFLPHATEEIWQAVYADGDEELDATSIHTRDWPAPQGHEADLEAGETAMEVISALRRYKSENQLPLNADLESVSVFGPIAGFEDAIQNVMHVQELTVLEEPPEISTEVASIDLDYSTLGPKFGSKVGEIDSGIESGDYEIDDEADVLRVADEELEDDLFEVEYERTYSGEGEMLETESAVVILG; the protein is encoded by the coding sequence ATGAGCATGGACGCCCCGGAACAGACCGACGAGCCCAGCCTCGACGGCGACTACGACCCCGAAGCGGTCGAGACCCGCTGGCAGCGACGCTGGGTCGACGAGGACGTCTACGCCTACGATGGCAACGCGAAGCGAGACCCCAACACCGTCTACTCGATCGACACGCCGCCGCCGACGGTCTCGGGCAGCCTGCACATGGGCCACCTCTACGGTCACACGCTGCAGGACTTCGCCGCGCGGTTCCAGCGGATGGCCGACGGCGACGTGCTCTTCCCGTTCGGCTACGACGACAACGGGATCGCCAGCGAACGCCTGACCGAGAAGGAACTGGATATCCGCCACCAGGACTACGAGCGCCGCGAGTTCCAGGAGCTCTGCCGCGAGGTTTGCCAGCAGTACGAGGACGAGTTCACCGAGAAGATGCAGGGCCTCGGCTGTTCGATCGACTGGAACAACACCTACAAGACGATCGAACCCCGCGTCCAGCGGATCTCGCAGCTCTCGTTCCTCGACCTCTACGAGAAGGACCGCGAGTACCGGAAGAAGGCGCCCGCGATCTGGTGTCCCGAGTGCGAGACCGCCATCTCGCAGGTCGAGATGGAGGACGACGAGCGCGGCTCGCACTTCAACGACATCGCCTTCGAGGTCGTCGGCGAGGACGCCCCGCGCGAGGAGTTCGTCATCTCCACGACGCGCCCGGAACTCATCCCGGCCTGCGTCTCTGTCTTCGTCCACCCCGACGACGACGAGAATCAAGACCTGGTCGGCGAGACCGCCCGCGTCCCGATCTTCGAGCAGGAAGTGCCGATCATCGCGGACGAGCGCGTCGACATGGAGAAGGGCAGCGGCGTCGTGATGTGCTGTACCTTCGGCGACCAGAACGACATCGAGTGGTACCAGGCCCACGACCTGCCGCTGCGGGTGGCGATCGACGAGTCCGCGACGATGACCGACCTGGCGGGCGACTACGAGGGCATGTCCACCGAGGAGGCCCGCGAGGCCATCGTCGAGGACTTGGACGACGAGGGCTACCTGCGCGACCGCTGGGAGATCTCCCACGCGGTGCAGGTCCACGAGCGGTGTGACACGCCTGTCGAATTCCGCGTCTCCAAGCAGTGGTACGTCGAGATCCTCGACCACAAAGAGGAGTACCTCGAGGCCGGCCGGGAGATGGACTGGTACCCCGAGAAGATGTTCACCCGGTACAAGCACTGGATCGAGGGTCTGGAGTGGGACTGGCTCATCTCCCGCCAGCGCGACTCGGGGATCCCGTTCCCGGTCTGGTACTGTGCGGACTGCGATCACGAGATCATGGCCGATCGCGAGAACCTACCGGTCGATCCGCTCTCGGACGAGCCCCCCGTCGATAGCTGTCCCGAGTGCGGCCACGACGAGTTCGTCGCCGAGGAGGACGTCTTCGACACCTGGGCGACCTCCTCGCTGACTCCCCTGATCAACGCCGGCTGGGATTGGGACGCGGAGGCCGAGGAGTTCGCGATGGACAACCCCGAACTCTATCCCTTCGACCTCCGGCCCCAGGGCCACGACATCATCTCGTTCTGGCTGTTCCACACCATCGTCAAGTGCTACGAGCACACCGGCGAGGTGCCGTTCGACGCGACGATGATCAACGGCCACGTGTTAGACGAGAACCGCGAGAAGATGTCCAAATCGCGGGGCAACGTCGTCGCCCCCGACGAGGTGCTCGCGGAGTACCCCGTCGATGCCGTCCGGTTCTGGGCCGCCAGCGCCGCCGTCGGCGACGACTTCCCGTACCAGGAGAAAGACCTGACCGCGGGCGAGAAGCTCCTGCGCAAGCTCTGGAACGCCTCGAAGCTCGTCGACACGCTCGCGCCGCGCGAGCCCGACGAGCCCGCCGATCTCGACGCGATCGACCGGTGGCTGCTGGCCGAACTCGACGACGCGATCGAGGACCTCACGGCCCACCTCGAGGCGTACGAGTTCGCGAAGGCCCGCGACCGCCTGCGGACGTTCTTCTGGAACACCTTCTGCGACGACTACCTCGAGATCGCCAAACAGCGCGAGGACGAGCCCTCGACGCAGTACGCGCTGCGGACGGCCCATCGAACCTTCCTCGAACTGTGGGCGCCGTTCCTGCCCCACGCGACCGAGGAAATCTGGCAGGCCGTTTACGCCGACGGCGACGAGGAGCTCGACGCCACCAGCATCCACACCCGCGACTGGCCGGCCCCGCAGGGTCACGAGGCCGACCTCGAGGCCGGTGAGACGGCCATGGAGGTCATCTCCGCGCTGCGCCGCTACAAGAGCGAGAACCAGCTACCGCTGAACGCCGACCTCGAGTCGGTCTCGGTCTTCGGTCCGATCGCGGGCTTCGAGGACGCGATCCAGAACGTGATGCACGTCCAGGAGCTCACCGTGCTCGAGGAGCCCCCGGAGATCTCGACCGAGGTCGCCTCGATCGACCTCGACTACTCGACGCTCGGGCCGAAGTTCGGCTCGAAGGTCGGCGAGATCGACAGCGGCATCGAGAGCGGCGACTACGAGATCGACGACGAGGCCGACGTGCTCCGCGTCGCCGACGAGGAACTCGAGGACGACCTGTTCGAGGTCGAGTACGAGCGGACCTACTCCGGCGAGGGCGAGATGCTGGAGACCGAGTCGGCGGTCGTCATCCTCGGATAA